In a genomic window of Nomascus leucogenys isolate Asia chromosome 4, Asia_NLE_v1, whole genome shotgun sequence:
- the RHOA gene encoding transforming protein RhoA — translation MAAIRKKLVIVGDGACGKTCLLIVFSKDQFPEVYVPTVFENYVADIEVDGKQVELALWDTAGQEDYDRLRPLSYPDTDVILMCFSIDSPDSLENIPEKWTPEVKHFCPNVPIILVGNKKDLRNDEHTRRELAKMKQEPVKPEEGRDMANRIGAFGYMECSAKTKDGVREVFEMATRAALQARRGKKKSGCLVL, via the exons ATGGCTGCCATCCGGAAGAAACTGGTGATTGTTGGTGATGGTGCCTGTGGAAAGACATGCTTGCTCATAGTCTTCAGCAAGGACCAGTTCCCAGAGGTGTATGTGCCCACAGTGTTTGAGAACTATGTGGCAGATATCGAGGTGGATGGAAAGCAG GTAGAGTTGGCTTTGTGGGACACAGCTGGGCAGGAAGATTATGATCGCCTGAGGCCCCTCTCCTACCCAGATACCGATGTTATACTGATGTGTTTTTCCATCGACAGTCCTGATAGTTTAG aaaacatCCCAGAAAAGTGGACCCCGGAAGTCAAGCATTTCTGTCCCAACGTGCCCATCATCCTGGTTGGGAATAAGAAGGATCTTCGGAATGATGAGCACACAAGGCGGGAGCTAGCCAAGATGAAGCAG gAGCCGGTGAAACCTGAAGAAGGCAGAGATATGGCAAACAGGATTGGCGCTTTTGGGTACATGGAGTGTTCAGCAAAGACCAAAGATGGAGTGAGAGAGGTTTTTGAAATGGCTACGAGAGCTGCTCTGCAAGCTAGACGTGGGAAGAAAAAATCTGGGTGCCTTGTCTTGTGA
- the GPX1 gene encoding glutathione peroxidase 1 isoform X1: MCAARLAAAAPQSVYAFSARPLTGGEPVSLGSLRGKILLIENVASLUGTTVRDYTQMNELQRRLGPRGLVVLGFPCNQFGHQENAKNEEILNSLKYVRPGGGFEPNFMLFEKCEVNGAGAHPLFAFLREALPAPSDDATALMTDPKLITWSPVCRNDVAWNFEKFLVGPDGVPLRRYSRRFQTIDIEPDIEALLSQGPSCA; this comes from the exons ATGTGTGCTGCTCGGCTAGCGGCGGCGGCGCCTCAGTCGGTGTACGCCTTCTCGGCGCGCCCGCTGACCGGCGGGGAGCCCGTGAGCCTGGGCTCCCTGCGGGGCAAGATACTACTTATCGAGAATGTGGCGTCCCTCTGAGGCACCACGGTCCGGGACTACACCCAGATGAACGAGCTGCAGCGGCGCCTCGGGCCCCGGGGCCTGGTGGTGCTCGGCTTCCCGTGCAACCAGTTTGGGCATCAG GAGAACGCCAAGAACGAAGAGATTCTGAATTCCCTCAAGTACGTCCGACCTGGTGGTGGGTTCGAGCCCAACTTCATGCTCTTCGAGAAGTGCGAGGTGAACGGTGCGGGGGCGCACCCTCTCTTCGCCTTCCTGCGGGAGGCCCTGCCAGCCCCCAGCGACGACGCCACTGCACTTATGACCGACCCCAAGCTCATCACCTGGTCTCCGGTGTGTCGCAACGATGTTGCCTGGAACTTTGAGAAGTTCCTGGTGGGCCCTGACGGTGTGCCCCTACGCAGGTACAGCCGCCGCTTCCAGACCATTGACATCGAGCCTGACATCGAAGCCCTGCTCTCTCAAGGGCCCAGCTGTGCCTAG
- the GPX1 gene encoding glutathione peroxidase 1 isoform X2 encodes MCAARLAAAAPQSVYAFSARPLTGGEPVSLGSLRGKILLIENVASLUGTTVRDYTQMNELQRRLGPRGLVVLGFPCNQFGHQLPFSPVGERQERRDSEFPQVRPTWWWVRAQLHALREVRGERCGGAPSLRLPAGGPASPQRRRHCTYDRPQAHHLVSGVSQRCCLEL; translated from the exons ATGTGTGCTGCTCGGCTAGCGGCGGCGGCGCCTCAGTCGGTGTACGCCTTCTCGGCGCGCCCGCTGACCGGCGGGGAGCCCGTGAGCCTGGGCTCCCTGCGGGGCAAGATACTACTTATCGAGAATGTGGCGTCCCTCTGAGGCACCACGGTCCGGGACTACACCCAGATGAACGAGCTGCAGCGGCGCCTCGGGCCCCGGGGCCTGGTGGTGCTCGGCTTCCCGTGCAACCAGTTTGGGCATCAG CTGCCCTTCTCTCCCGTAGGAGAACGCCAAGAACGAAGAGATTCTGAATTCCCTCAAGTACGTCCGACCTGGTGGTGGGTTCGAGCCCAACTTCATGCTCTTCGAGAAGTGCGAGGTGAACGGTGCGGGGGCGCACCCTCTCTTCGCCTTCCTGCGGGAGGCCCTGCCAGCCCCCAGCGACGACGCCACTGCACTTATGACCGACCCCAAGCTCATCACCTGGTCTCCGGTGTGTCGCAACGATGTTGCCTGGAACTTTGA
- the GPX1 gene encoding glutathione peroxidase 1 isoform X3 yields the protein MCAARLAAAAPQSVYAFSARPLTGGEPVSLGSLRGKILLIENVASLUGTTVRDYTQMNELQRRLGPRGLVVLGFPCNQFGHQLLKFLSALGIAHGGQNPGDS from the exons ATGTGTGCTGCTCGGCTAGCGGCGGCGGCGCCTCAGTCGGTGTACGCCTTCTCGGCGCGCCCGCTGACCGGCGGGGAGCCCGTGAGCCTGGGCTCCCTGCGGGGCAAGATACTACTTATCGAGAATGTGGCGTCCCTCTGAGGCACCACGGTCCGGGACTACACCCAGATGAACGAGCTGCAGCGGCGCCTCGGGCCCCGGGGCCTGGTGGTGCTCGGCTTCCCGTGCAACCAGTTTGGGCATCAG CTGCTGAAATTCCTGTCCGCCCTTGGGATTGCGCATGGAGGGCAAAATCCCGGTGACTCATAG